From one Paenibacillus terrae HPL-003 genomic stretch:
- a CDS encoding stalk domain-containing protein, with product MTIKKGVLLALLAVSLLQANPSYAESVPLTPVTTVYLDGRPLQLAAQPLLLDGTTLVPMRQLFEVQGAKLSWNRSSKTVTATKDDTVLTYRIGELSATLNGNTLSLNVPGQIVQGNTMIPLRFVSEALGSRVKWDALTRTIRIVSKNDFFTTVLSGVNLRSKPDSSGASPSLRLISGGEKVHVIREVNALWLEVRTKDNLTGYISAKPKYSDYTSPSLAERQGDELIAYGEKFLGTPYVFGAATGQTSAFDCSSFVAEVFRHTLSIDLPRVSYDQAKEGRKVGLNELRKGDLLFFSARGLEIGHVAIYAGNNQLLHTFSKERGVHFDTLDDKWQQRFVTARRLF from the coding sequence ATGACAATCAAAAAGGGAGTATTACTGGCTCTACTGGCGGTATCGCTGCTCCAAGCGAACCCGTCTTATGCGGAGTCGGTGCCGCTGACTCCAGTGACGACTGTCTATCTGGATGGCCGTCCGCTTCAGCTTGCCGCCCAGCCGCTGCTGCTAGACGGGACAACGCTCGTCCCCATGCGCCAGTTGTTTGAGGTGCAAGGAGCCAAGCTCTCCTGGAACAGATCCAGCAAAACCGTAACGGCAACCAAAGACGACACAGTGCTGACCTACCGTATCGGGGAACTTTCTGCCACCCTGAACGGCAATACACTGTCCCTGAATGTTCCCGGACAGATTGTTCAGGGTAACACGATGATTCCGCTGCGCTTTGTAAGCGAAGCGCTTGGGAGCAGAGTAAAGTGGGACGCACTGACTCGGACGATCCGGATTGTCTCCAAGAACGATTTTTTCACAACAGTCCTTTCCGGGGTCAACCTGCGCAGCAAGCCGGATTCATCGGGAGCTTCCCCTTCCCTACGGCTTATTTCAGGCGGCGAAAAGGTTCATGTCATCCGCGAAGTCAATGCCCTCTGGCTGGAAGTACGCACCAAAGACAATCTGACCGGATACATATCGGCAAAACCAAAATACAGCGATTATACCAGCCCATCCCTGGCGGAACGGCAAGGGGATGAACTGATCGCCTACGGGGAGAAATTTCTCGGAACCCCTTATGTATTCGGCGCAGCAACCGGCCAGACATCGGCCTTTGATTGTTCTTCTTTTGTAGCGGAAGTGTTCCGGCATACGCTCTCCATCGACCTCCCCCGTGTCTCTTACGATCAGGCTAAAGAAGGCCGTAAAGTCGGCCTGAACGAGCTGCGCAAAGGCGACCTGCTGTTCTTCAGCGCACGCGGACTGGAGATCGGCCATGTGGCTATCTATGCGGGGAACAACCAATTGCTGCATACGTTCTCCAAAGAACGCGGCGTTCATTTTGACACGCTTGACGATAAATGGCAGCAACGTTTCGTAACAGCCCGCAGGCTGTTTTAG
- a CDS encoding iron-containing alcohol dehydrogenase: MSAHVFFVPSINLMGKGCLHEVGPYIKELNLNKALVVTDKFLMKSGIAGKVTSVLDEIGLDYAVYDEVKPNPTCKNVHDGVQFLQENGCDFLISIGGGSPQDTAKGIGIIATNGGHITEYEGVHISKHKSLPIVAINTTAGTSAEITINYVITDEERKVKMVMVDKNSVATISVNDPELMVDKPAALTAATGLDALTHAIEALVTPGSYPVTDATALAAVEIIFNNLARTVRNGHDIEAREQMVFAIFLGGLAFNNAGLGYVHAMAHQLGGVYDLPHGVCNAMLLPIVEEENAKHVPEKFRAIAKVIGFEDKGKTDKECADYVIQRIKDLSKEVGIPSKLSELGVNEVDLDLLAENSMRDACAPGNPFIPTKEQVIEMFKKIL; the protein is encoded by the coding sequence ATGAGCGCACATGTATTTTTTGTACCGTCTATCAATCTAATGGGAAAAGGCTGTTTGCATGAAGTTGGGCCCTATATAAAAGAACTGAATTTAAACAAAGCTCTAGTCGTGACGGATAAGTTTTTGATGAAAAGCGGTATTGCAGGCAAGGTCACATCCGTGTTGGATGAGATTGGCTTGGACTATGCAGTATATGATGAGGTCAAACCCAATCCGACCTGTAAAAATGTGCATGATGGCGTTCAATTTCTGCAAGAAAACGGATGTGACTTTTTAATTTCCATTGGTGGAGGATCACCACAGGATACGGCTAAGGGAATCGGCATTATTGCTACCAATGGGGGACATATAACCGAGTATGAGGGCGTTCATATATCCAAGCATAAATCGCTGCCCATTGTCGCTATTAATACCACGGCAGGAACATCCGCTGAAATCACGATCAATTATGTCATTACAGACGAAGAGCGCAAGGTCAAAATGGTTATGGTTGACAAGAATAGTGTAGCTACGATTTCGGTCAACGACCCTGAATTGATGGTAGACAAACCCGCCGCGTTAACGGCAGCTACAGGACTAGATGCTTTGACCCATGCCATTGAAGCTTTGGTTACTCCTGGTTCCTATCCTGTTACGGATGCGACGGCGTTGGCAGCAGTAGAGATTATTTTTAACAATTTGGCCCGTACGGTGAGAAACGGTCATGATATAGAAGCACGTGAGCAAATGGTTTTCGCTATCTTCTTGGGAGGACTTGCATTTAATAATGCCGGATTGGGTTACGTTCATGCTATGGCGCATCAACTTGGCGGCGTATACGATTTGCCTCATGGTGTTTGCAATGCCATGCTGCTGCCGATTGTGGAGGAGGAGAACGCCAAGCATGTACCAGAGAAGTTTCGTGCCATCGCTAAGGTCATCGGTTTTGAAGATAAGGGGAAAACGGATAAGGAATGCGCAGATTATGTCATCCAAAGAATCAAAGACCTGTCGAAGGAAGTTGGGATTCCTTCCAAACTTTCTGAACTGGGTGTAAATGAAGTGGATTTGGATCTGCTTGCCGAAAACTCCATGAGGGATGCTTGCGCTCCGGGCAATCCGTTCATACCTACCAAAGAACAAGTCATCGAGATGTTTAAGAAAATTCTTTAA
- a CDS encoding MarR family winged helix-turn-helix transcriptional regulator has product MLKNNAAALIGTIRDSINKLIVSELESYGVEGIVPSHGGILMFLYQKDGLSIKELTQKISRQQPTVTVLVDKLVKLGYVERKKEGEDSRVTLIYLTDKGKELEPVFEVISNKLNESVYGGLKDKEKEQLEYLLEHVKSRL; this is encoded by the coding sequence ATGTTAAAAAATAATGCAGCTGCACTGATAGGAACGATCAGAGATTCGATCAATAAATTGATTGTGTCTGAGCTTGAATCCTATGGAGTTGAAGGGATTGTTCCTTCCCATGGTGGAATATTGATGTTCCTTTATCAAAAGGATGGGCTTTCCATCAAGGAATTGACGCAAAAAATTTCTCGCCAGCAGCCCACGGTCACTGTTTTGGTAGATAAGCTGGTGAAGCTGGGATATGTCGAAAGAAAAAAAGAAGGGGAGGATAGCAGAGTAACCCTGATTTATCTGACCGATAAGGGGAAAGAGCTGGAGCCTGTATTTGAAGTGATCTCCAATAAATTAAATGAATCCGTCTACGGTGGTCTCAAGGATAAAGAAAAAGAACAACTGGAATATTTGCTGGAGCATGTAAAAAGTAGACTCTAA
- a CDS encoding NAD(P)H-dependent oxidoreductase — protein MKHLIVYAHSNAESLNHAILETVVNALKEKGDEVVVRDLYALDFQPVLKPEDTAAMRAGQTPADIKVEQEYISQSDTITFISPIWWTGLPAILKGYVDRVFAYGFAYTSGPEGIHKLLTGKKGFIVNTHGTPNEIYDGIGMTAGLKITSDTGIFDFVGIESVGHLLLGSIGYLDEDGYKGLLKQVQDTVKSVL, from the coding sequence ATGAAGCATCTTATCGTCTATGCTCACTCTAACGCTGAAAGCCTTAACCACGCTATTCTGGAAACAGTCGTAAATGCTTTGAAGGAAAAAGGCGATGAAGTCGTTGTACGCGATTTATACGCGCTTGATTTTCAACCTGTCTTAAAACCTGAGGATACTGCCGCTATGAGAGCCGGACAAACTCCTGCCGATATCAAGGTAGAACAGGAATATATCTCACAATCCGATACGATTACATTTATTTCTCCTATTTGGTGGACAGGTCTTCCTGCCATCCTGAAAGGCTACGTTGATCGTGTATTTGCCTACGGTTTTGCATATACGTCTGGTCCGGAAGGGATTCATAAGCTTCTTACAGGCAAAAAAGGTTTTATTGTAAATACACATGGTACACCGAACGAAATTTACGATGGAATCGGGATGACCGCAGGATTGAAGATCACTTCAGATACGGGGATTTTTGATTTCGTTGGAATTGAATCCGTCGGTCACTTGCTGCTTGGGAGTATCGGCTACCTTGATGAAGATGGCTATAAAGGACTGTTGAAGCAAGTCCAAGATACTGTTAAATCGGTGCTATAA
- a CDS encoding MarR family winged helix-turn-helix transcriptional regulator gives MKDYELRDDLRESVNRIYDMELFSSLTEFIQGENHVLQYLVQHRDDEINPSLLSDHLHVSRSRITAALTALRKKGYVTMEMSEHDRRRMCVRLTPEGAFLIKQKQERIEGYFEALVEGLGEDNVKEFIRLIELSVSIMNADSTEK, from the coding sequence ATGAAAGATTATGAATTAAGGGATGATTTGAGAGAATCCGTTAACCGGATTTATGACATGGAATTATTCAGCAGCCTGACGGAGTTTATCCAAGGGGAAAACCATGTGCTTCAATATTTAGTTCAGCATCGAGATGATGAAATTAATCCATCCTTACTCAGTGACCACCTGCATGTATCCAGATCAAGAATTACGGCAGCGCTTACGGCCTTAAGAAAAAAAGGCTATGTGACCATGGAAATGTCTGAGCATGACAGACGACGAATGTGTGTAAGGCTCACACCAGAAGGTGCATTCCTGATTAAACAGAAACAAGAGAGAATTGAAGGCTATTTTGAAGCGCTGGTAGAGGGTTTGGGTGAGGACAATGTCAAGGAATTTATACGATTGATCGAGCTTTCCGTAAGTATCATGAATGCGGATTCAACTGAAAAATAA
- a CDS encoding DegV family protein, whose amino-acid sequence MRYKIIADSCCDLTTELREEMKITTIPLNMTLGEKCFVDDETLDLPQFMKEMKACTTKIGSASPSPMLYKEAFQGEHTSFAITISSNLSSSYSSALVGKDMAEEEGADVHVFDSKSASAGQILLALKLRKLIDEGYHKSEIISSLENFITKMKTYFVLENLDNLVKNGRMNKITGKILSFLHIRPILGSDGDGNIALFTQARGQNQIIEKLADTIEKSGRETEGESIVITHCNNPGLAEKLMNALKNRYQFKDIHIVSTRGISSMYANDKGIIMAF is encoded by the coding sequence ATGAGGTATAAAATAATAGCGGATAGCTGCTGTGACTTAACAACAGAGCTTAGAGAAGAAATGAAAATCACGACGATCCCGTTAAACATGACATTGGGAGAAAAATGCTTTGTAGATGATGAAACGCTAGATTTACCTCAGTTTATGAAAGAAATGAAAGCCTGTACAACCAAGATCGGATCGGCTTCTCCGTCACCTATGCTGTATAAAGAAGCATTTCAAGGTGAGCATACTTCTTTTGCCATTACAATATCCAGCAACCTGTCCAGTTCGTATTCAAGTGCATTGGTTGGTAAGGATATGGCGGAGGAAGAAGGGGCTGATGTTCATGTATTCGATTCGAAAAGCGCGTCGGCTGGACAAATATTGTTAGCTCTAAAATTACGCAAGCTGATCGACGAGGGATATCATAAAAGTGAGATTATCTCTTCCCTAGAAAACTTCATCACGAAAATGAAGACTTATTTTGTGTTAGAGAACCTTGACAATTTGGTGAAGAACGGACGAATGAATAAAATTACGGGCAAGATACTTTCATTTTTGCATATCAGGCCTATATTAGGCTCTGACGGTGACGGGAATATCGCGTTATTTACACAAGCGCGCGGTCAGAATCAAATTATCGAAAAGCTGGCAGATACCATTGAAAAAAGTGGTCGGGAAACCGAGGGGGAAAGCATCGTAATTACGCATTGCAATAATCCCGGTCTGGCGGAAAAATTAATGAATGCGTTGAAGAACCGTTATCAATTCAAAGATATTCATATTGTATCCACCAGAGGGATCAGTTCGATGTATGCCAATGACAAAGGTATTATTATGGCGTTTTAA
- a CDS encoding BclA C-terminal domain-containing protein, translating into MGRPELKRKKGRKKEVFIRSWFDKLEKKFDEKPSKKKVRSKRKFFGKDIIVKKQIVRVNIPHDASGTEGDSTASELRQFGYIYNLKPQVVPIESEIIFDTNGILTPGIAHVPGTTQITVADAGNYEVHFSVSGAEPNQFAIFINGTLAEGTLYGSEAGTQQNTGQAILALACGDVLTLRNHSSATTVMLQTLAGGTQASINASIIIRKLR; encoded by the coding sequence TTGGGTCGTCCTGAATTAAAACGAAAAAAAGGCCGTAAAAAAGAAGTTTTTATCCGTTCCTGGTTTGATAAACTTGAAAAAAAGTTCGATGAAAAGCCCTCAAAGAAAAAAGTCCGCTCAAAACGAAAATTTTTTGGCAAGGACATTATCGTCAAAAAACAAATTGTGCGTGTAAATATTCCTCATGACGCTTCAGGGACGGAGGGGGATTCTACTGCAAGTGAATTAAGGCAGTTCGGTTATATTTACAACCTAAAACCTCAAGTCGTTCCGATTGAATCGGAAATCATTTTTGATACGAACGGTATACTTACACCTGGAATTGCTCATGTACCCGGGACTACACAGATTACTGTCGCCGACGCAGGCAACTATGAGGTTCACTTTTCTGTGTCGGGTGCAGAGCCTAACCAATTCGCTATCTTTATAAATGGCACCCTGGCTGAAGGAACCCTATACGGCTCAGAAGCCGGCACGCAGCAGAACACAGGGCAAGCCATCCTCGCGCTGGCATGTGGTGATGTTCTTACCCTGCGAAACCACAGTTCTGCCACTACGGTTATGCTGCAAACATTGGCCGGGGGAACTCAAGCCAGCATAAATGCCTCTATCATCATTAGAAAATTGAGATAG
- a CDS encoding MFS transporter, producing the protein MKRLLWIGSLSYFLIGLAHVVVGSLLPVLLEHYGRNYTEGGSLIFAQFSGFLAGVLLSPWLARQFGKRRTLVFALLLLCAAEVLYSLLPPWGWLYAIGAVAGFGFGMVEAVIGTIVISGITEGTGAAMSRLEVFFGIGALAMPAVASQLIALGWWRLAFPVISVCAAVAVVAWLRGSFGKLDAVLDEYGLRGEKHPHSGSASYSPSTGDSKVSPAGNWRLLALFIIFFFIYVGTEMSLANFLPSMFIERLGLTQAEAALSVTCFWLAMAAGRLFAGNIADRYGYGVFVFLSSLAATVLLCVFPLIKGTAVAFVLIALLGLGMSGIFSIALVFASKMMPGTEESTTSLLIGAGGVGGALLPLWLGNSMDRGGAVASAWLLAGFACILCLLGGILYVLYMRKKRLQTATS; encoded by the coding sequence ATGAAACGACTGCTATGGATTGGCAGCTTGTCTTATTTTCTAATTGGCCTGGCGCACGTGGTTGTAGGGTCTCTGCTGCCCGTGCTACTGGAGCATTATGGCCGGAATTATACAGAGGGCGGAAGTCTAATCTTCGCCCAATTTTCCGGTTTTCTGGCTGGCGTCCTGCTGTCGCCATGGCTTGCGCGGCAGTTTGGCAAACGCCGAACGCTGGTCTTCGCCTTGCTGCTGCTGTGTGCGGCAGAAGTGCTCTACTCGCTACTGCCCCCATGGGGATGGCTATATGCCATCGGGGCGGTAGCTGGCTTCGGCTTCGGTATGGTGGAAGCGGTCATCGGTACCATCGTGATTAGCGGTATTACCGAAGGAACGGGCGCGGCTATGAGCCGTCTGGAGGTCTTTTTCGGAATCGGCGCATTAGCTATGCCCGCGGTTGCCAGCCAGCTAATTGCCCTTGGCTGGTGGCGGTTGGCCTTCCCTGTCATCTCCGTCTGTGCGGCGGTGGCAGTCGTAGCCTGGCTACGGGGGTCCTTTGGCAAGCTGGATGCCGTATTGGACGAATATGGGCTTCGCGGGGAAAAGCATCCGCATTCCGGCTCAGCCTCATATTCTCCATCCACGGGAGATTCTAAAGTGAGCCCTGCGGGAAATTGGCGGCTGCTGGCACTGTTTATCATCTTTTTCTTTATCTATGTAGGAACAGAAATGAGCCTTGCCAATTTCCTGCCCTCCATGTTCATTGAACGGCTGGGCCTTACACAAGCCGAGGCGGCGCTCAGTGTCACCTGCTTCTGGCTAGCAATGGCCGCCGGGCGGCTGTTCGCAGGCAACATTGCCGATCGTTACGGCTATGGCGTCTTTGTCTTCCTAAGCTCACTGGCAGCGACGGTGCTGCTGTGCGTGTTCCCGCTGATCAAGGGCACTGCCGTTGCCTTTGTCCTTATTGCGCTGCTGGGGCTGGGCATGTCCGGCATATTTTCCATCGCACTCGTTTTTGCCAGCAAAATGATGCCAGGTACAGAAGAATCCACCACCAGCCTGCTGATTGGTGCAGGTGGAGTCGGGGGTGCTCTGCTGCCCTTATGGCTTGGAAACAGCATGGATCGTGGCGGAGCAGTCGCTTCGGCATGGTTGCTGGCAGGCTTTGCCTGTATCCTATGCCTGCTTGGCGGCATTCTGTACGTCCTATACATGCGCAAAAAACGGCTTCAAACCGCTACATCCTAA
- a CDS encoding beta-galactosidase translates to MISGKLPKVFYGGDYNPEQRDDTTHQEDLRMFQLAGIDIATVNVFSWAKIQSDEITYHFEWLDQLIDSLHESDVFVCLATSTAAHPAWMATRYPDILRVDADGRKRKFGGRHNSCPNSPTYRKYAESMADRLAERYKNHPAILVWHVSNEYGGDCYCDNCAAAFRVWLKQKYGTLEEVNRVWNTSFWGHTFYDWNEIVPPNNLSEHWGENHSTFQGISLDYARFNSDSMLECYLLEYNAIKKHIPEAVITTNLMGFFKQLDYFKWAKHMDIVSWDSYPRANTPPSYTAMAHDLMRGLKNGQPFMLMEQTPSQQNWQAYNSLKRPGVMRLWSYQAVAHGADTVMFFQLRRSIGACEKFHGAVIEHVGHENTRVFREVAQLGSELGTLGNTLLDATINAKVAILFDWDNWWALEKSSGPSVALNYVDQVHKYYAALFRRNVQVDLISVESDFQKYDLIIAPVLYMVKPGTAEKLEQFTEHGGTFVTTFFSGIVNENDLVTTGGYPGKLRKLLGVWVEEIDALLPESRNRIVLKEQVGALQGEYECGLLCDLLHSEGAEVLAEYGDDFYQGMPVLTRNRFGQGEAWYVASDPEEAFLDGLLGYICEEKGIQSLLGAPAGVEASVRSKDGKSYLFILNHNAQKQNYHLDKLKGHELLSGEFLEGDVTIEGYGFHVLELS, encoded by the coding sequence ATGATAAGCGGTAAACTGCCAAAAGTATTTTACGGCGGAGATTACAATCCTGAGCAGCGGGATGACACCACACATCAGGAGGACTTACGGATGTTCCAGCTGGCAGGAATTGATATCGCCACAGTCAACGTATTTTCCTGGGCCAAAATTCAGTCGGATGAAATCACATATCATTTTGAATGGCTGGATCAATTAATCGATAGTTTACATGAAAGCGATGTATTTGTGTGTCTTGCCACCAGCACTGCGGCTCACCCTGCCTGGATGGCGACCCGGTATCCGGATATTCTTCGGGTCGATGCCGACGGGCGCAAGCGAAAATTCGGCGGACGCCACAATTCCTGTCCGAACAGTCCCACCTACCGCAAATATGCAGAGAGCATGGCTGACCGACTGGCAGAACGCTACAAAAATCATCCCGCGATCCTCGTGTGGCACGTGTCCAATGAGTACGGCGGGGATTGCTATTGTGATAATTGTGCTGCTGCCTTCCGAGTGTGGCTCAAACAAAAATATGGAACACTGGAAGAAGTGAACCGGGTATGGAATACTTCGTTCTGGGGACATACCTTCTATGATTGGAATGAAATTGTACCCCCAAATAATCTGAGCGAGCATTGGGGCGAAAACCACTCCACCTTTCAGGGCATTTCCCTTGATTACGCACGCTTTAATTCAGACAGTATGCTGGAATGCTATTTGCTGGAGTATAACGCGATCAAAAAGCATATCCCCGAAGCTGTCATAACGACCAATCTGATGGGCTTTTTCAAGCAATTGGACTACTTCAAATGGGCAAAGCACATGGATATTGTGTCTTGGGACAGCTATCCGCGGGCTAATACCCCACCGAGCTATACCGCGATGGCCCACGATCTGATGCGCGGTCTTAAGAATGGGCAGCCGTTTATGCTGATGGAGCAAACACCGAGTCAGCAAAACTGGCAAGCGTACAATTCGCTCAAGCGGCCCGGCGTCATGCGGTTATGGAGTTATCAAGCGGTAGCACATGGCGCGGACACGGTCATGTTCTTCCAGCTTCGCCGTTCCATCGGAGCCTGTGAGAAATTCCATGGGGCCGTGATTGAGCATGTCGGTCATGAGAATACACGCGTATTCCGGGAGGTGGCACAGCTCGGCAGCGAGCTTGGCACATTAGGTAATACGCTGCTGGATGCAACCATAAACGCAAAAGTAGCCATTCTGTTCGATTGGGATAATTGGTGGGCACTGGAAAAATCAAGCGGTCCTTCTGTAGCGCTGAATTACGTCGATCAGGTGCATAAATATTATGCCGCCCTCTTCCGCCGTAACGTGCAGGTAGACTTGATTTCCGTGGAATCAGATTTCCAGAAATATGATCTCATTATCGCGCCTGTACTCTACATGGTCAAGCCAGGTACAGCGGAGAAGCTGGAGCAATTTACGGAACATGGCGGCACCTTTGTCACCACCTTTTTCAGCGGAATTGTGAATGAAAACGATCTGGTCACAACCGGAGGATATCCGGGTAAGCTGCGTAAGCTTCTCGGAGTTTGGGTAGAAGAAATTGACGCGCTTTTGCCGGAGTCACGCAATCGAATCGTATTGAAGGAACAGGTAGGAGCATTACAAGGGGAATATGAATGCGGCTTGCTCTGCGACCTGCTGCATAGCGAAGGTGCCGAGGTGCTGGCGGAGTATGGCGATGATTTTTATCAGGGAATGCCTGTACTGACACGTAATCGTTTTGGTCAAGGCGAAGCATGGTATGTTGCTTCAGACCCTGAAGAAGCTTTTCTGGACGGTCTGCTGGGCTATATTTGTGAGGAAAAAGGGATTCAGTCCTTGCTGGGTGCTCCTGCGGGTGTGGAGGCAAGCGTGCGCTCCAAGGATGGAAAATCGTATTTGTTCATCCTGAACCATAACGCCCAGAAACAGAATTATCATCTGGATAAACTAAAAGGACATGAGCTGCTCAGCGGCGAATTCTTGGAAGGAGATGTTACCATCGAAGGCTATGGCTTTCATGTGCTGGAATTATCATAA
- a CDS encoding AraC family transcriptional regulator, whose translation MILTPHHLRFFLTTREHSLPLFIESIGFNSRQEDVSRPEGYPCFHWIQTVSGEGVFTFKGGSFRLGEHAGVLLLPGESHAYSRATKVWRTLYITFDGPIAAAVLTELGLKHTRGYHWDAHSELHSFGESMLHSMVSERDLSGLDASANMYRFLTLLRKHGQYSSMPSLSHNVERLGPVLAFMEQNYASPDIGLSDMAVMMNVSARHLNTLFKQAFGVTSYAYLIVIRLRKAKEMMTEFPHLTVKEIAERVGFRDVSHFVATFRKAEGITPERFKLLYI comes from the coding sequence ATGATCTTAACTCCCCATCATTTGCGATTTTTTCTAACTACGCGGGAGCATTCTTTACCGCTTTTTATCGAAAGTATCGGATTTAACAGCAGGCAGGAGGATGTATCCCGGCCAGAGGGCTATCCTTGCTTTCACTGGATTCAGACCGTGTCCGGGGAAGGGGTATTCACTTTCAAGGGGGGCTCTTTCCGCTTGGGAGAACATGCCGGAGTTCTGCTGCTACCGGGCGAGTCCCATGCTTACAGCCGGGCGACGAAAGTATGGCGAACGTTGTACATTACTTTTGACGGACCGATAGCCGCTGCTGTGCTGACCGAGCTAGGGTTAAAGCACACACGCGGGTATCATTGGGACGCCCATAGTGAACTGCACAGCTTTGGAGAGAGTATGCTTCATTCTATGGTGAGCGAACGGGATTTATCAGGGCTGGACGCTTCGGCCAATATGTACCGCTTTCTAACTTTGCTGCGCAAACATGGTCAATACAGCTCAATGCCTTCCTTGTCTCATAATGTAGAACGTTTGGGGCCTGTGCTGGCTTTTATGGAACAAAATTACGCCAGCCCGGATATTGGCCTGTCCGATATGGCGGTGATGATGAATGTCAGCGCCCGTCATTTGAATACGTTATTCAAGCAGGCATTCGGTGTGACCTCTTACGCTTATCTGATCGTCATACGTCTGCGCAAGGCTAAGGAAATGATGACTGAATTCCCACACTTAACGGTAAAAGAGATCGCCGAGCGGGTAGGGTTCCGTGATGTCAGTCATTTTGTGGCGACTTTCCGCAAGGCCGAAGGAATTACCCCTGAAAGGTTCAAATTATTGTATATATAA